A window of the Yersinia rochesterensis genome harbors these coding sequences:
- a CDS encoding gluconokinase, with protein sequence MAGRSIIVMGVSGSGKTTVGEAVARRIHAKFIDGDDLHPRANIQKMGSGHPLNDEDRMPWLERLSDAAYSLNHKNETGIIVCSALKRRYRDRLREGNPEMVFLYLKGSFEVIMGRLKARSGHFMPTDLLKSQFDALEEPGSEEPDVICVDIDADIDEVVQRCVLALEKQG encoded by the coding sequence ATGGCTGGACGTAGCATTATCGTGATGGGTGTATCAGGTAGCGGTAAAACCACTGTGGGAGAGGCAGTGGCACGGCGAATTCATGCCAAATTTATTGACGGTGACGACCTACACCCCCGTGCTAATATTCAGAAAATGGGCAGCGGACACCCTCTTAATGATGAGGATCGCATGCCGTGGCTAGAGCGCCTGAGTGATGCGGCCTACAGTCTGAATCATAAAAATGAAACTGGCATTATTGTCTGTTCGGCCCTGAAACGCCGCTATCGCGATCGGCTGCGGGAAGGTAATCCGGAAATGGTATTTTTATACCTGAAAGGCAGTTTTGAGGTCATTATGGGGCGGTTAAAAGCCCGTTCCGGCCATTTTATGCCCACTGATTTATTAAAAAGCCAGTTTGATGCATTGGAAGAACCGGGGTCAGAAGAACCGGACGTTATCTGTGTGGATATTGATGCGGATATTGATGAAGTCGTGCAGCGCTGTGTGTTAGCGCTGGAAAAACAGGGCTAA
- a CDS encoding pirin family protein: MIYLRKAEERGHANHGWLDSWHTFSFADYHDPEFMGFSALRVINEDVIDAGQGFGTHPHKDMEILTYVLSGTVEHQDSMGNKEQIHAGEFQIMSAGTGIRHSEYNGRDDQPLHLYQIWIIPNKTGLQPRYEQQMFDIPQGRQLVLSPDARDGSLKVFQDMTLWRWALKREEQSIYQIQAERRIWIQVVRGKVSINGRHAGTSDAFAIWDEAALSIHADEDSEILLFDLPPV, translated from the coding sequence ATGATTTATTTACGCAAAGCAGAAGAACGTGGCCATGCTAATCACGGTTGGCTAGACAGCTGGCATACTTTCTCATTCGCCGATTATCACGATCCAGAATTTATGGGTTTTTCAGCACTACGGGTGATTAACGAAGATGTCATCGATGCTGGTCAGGGTTTTGGTACTCACCCGCATAAGGACATGGAAATTCTGACTTATGTGCTGTCCGGGACTGTTGAACATCAGGATAGCATGGGCAATAAAGAGCAAATTCATGCGGGTGAGTTTCAGATTATGAGTGCTGGCACGGGTATCCGTCATTCAGAATATAATGGCCGTGATGATCAGCCGCTGCATTTGTACCAGATTTGGATTATCCCGAATAAGACCGGTTTGCAGCCGCGTTATGAACAACAAATGTTCGACATTCCGCAAGGGCGGCAACTGGTGTTATCACCGGATGCTCGTGATGGCTCGCTAAAAGTGTTCCAGGACATGACGCTATGGCGCTGGGCATTGAAACGTGAAGAGCAGTCAATTTATCAGATTCAGGCAGAGCGCCGTATATGGATACAGGTCGTGCGCGGCAAGGTATCTATCAATGGCCGCCATGCGGGTACCAGCGATGCATTCGCTATCTGGGATGAAGCAGCTCTTTCTATTCATGCCGATGAAGACAGTGAAATCTTGCTGTTTGATTTACCGCCAGTTTAA
- a CDS encoding HlyD family secretion protein has product MFRQEAFDYQKAKWTGKALLISGVPVWVVAIMSAMIIVTLVIFIAFGNYTRRINVYGEVTTLPRPINIFAAQQGFITQSLVNVGDEVVKGQALYQLDVSKVTHSGTVSKNNKQAIKRQLAQVESIIQKLQSNKHATLDNLLAQKKQYETVYKQSCQLVKNSRQNIESMRKTVESYGEYQRNGLITQEQVHNQTYSYYQQQSAFHNLYSQNMQEALQITNLSSEIITRAADFDNQISQYELQYGDLQKQLAETDATGILVVNAPVDGRIESLSVTTGQMVNAGDSLAQLVPGTDATYYLVLWLPNGALPYITAGDHVNVRYDAFPFEKFGQFAGRIESLSSVPASIQEMTSYNSAPFRRADLGSESYYKVLVNLDKTKFQSQEKILYLTGGMKAQSTFFLEKRSLYQWMFSPFYDLKKSLAGPVHE; this is encoded by the coding sequence ATGTTCAGGCAGGAAGCCTTTGATTACCAGAAAGCCAAATGGACAGGGAAAGCTCTACTTATTTCAGGTGTTCCAGTTTGGGTTGTTGCCATAATGTCGGCAATGATTATTGTTACTTTGGTTATTTTTATCGCATTCGGCAATTACACTCGCCGAATAAATGTTTATGGTGAAGTCACCACACTTCCTCGTCCAATCAATATTTTTGCTGCCCAACAAGGCTTTATTACCCAAAGTTTGGTTAATGTGGGCGATGAGGTGGTAAAAGGGCAAGCGCTGTATCAGCTTGATGTCAGCAAAGTCACTCATTCCGGCACCGTCAGTAAAAATAACAAGCAGGCGATTAAGCGGCAGTTGGCGCAGGTTGAGAGTATTATCCAAAAACTACAGAGCAACAAGCATGCAACTTTGGATAATTTATTAGCGCAAAAAAAACAATATGAAACTGTATATAAGCAATCTTGCCAATTAGTGAAGAACAGCCGACAGAATATTGAATCCATGCGTAAAACGGTAGAGAGCTATGGTGAATATCAGCGCAATGGGTTAATCACCCAAGAACAAGTGCATAACCAAACCTATTCTTATTATCAGCAACAAAGTGCTTTCCACAATTTGTACAGCCAGAATATGCAGGAAGCACTGCAAATCACTAATCTGAGCAGCGAAATTATTACCCGAGCGGCTGATTTTGATAACCAAATTTCACAATATGAGTTGCAGTACGGTGATTTACAAAAACAGTTAGCTGAAACAGATGCTACAGGAATATTGGTTGTCAATGCACCAGTTGATGGGCGGATAGAATCACTCAGTGTGACAACCGGGCAAATGGTGAATGCGGGGGACAGCCTGGCGCAATTGGTTCCCGGCACTGATGCCACCTATTATCTGGTGCTTTGGCTGCCTAATGGCGCACTGCCCTATATTACTGCGGGCGACCACGTTAATGTGCGTTACGATGCTTTTCCTTTCGAAAAATTCGGCCAGTTCGCCGGGCGAATTGAATCACTTTCCTCCGTGCCCGCTTCTATTCAGGAAATGACCAGTTATAACAGTGCACCATTCCGGCGCGCCGACTTGGGGAGTGAATCTTATTATAAGGTATTGGTTAATTTGGATAAAACCAAATTTCAGTCTCAAGAAAAAATACTGTACCTAACCGGTGGTATGAAAGCACAATCCACTTTTTTCCTCGAAAAACGTTCTCTTTACCAATGGATGTTTTCGCCTTTCTATGACCTGAAAAAAAGCCTGGCGGGGCCAGTCCATGAATAA
- the asd gene encoding aspartate-semialdehyde dehydrogenase: MKNVGFIGWRGMVGSVLMQRMIEERDFDGIRPVFFSTSQHGQAAPSFAGQQGTLQDAYDIDALSALDIIITCQGGDYTNEVYPKLRKAGWQGYWIDAASSLRMQDDAIIILDPVNHGVIQQGLDKGIKTFAGGNCTVSLMLMSLGGLFANDLVEWASVATYQAASGGGARHMRELLTQMGMLHADVAKELQDPASAILDIERKVTAATRSGKLPTDNFGVPLAGSLIPWIDKALDNGQSREEWKGQAETNKILNTGSVIPVDGLCVRIGALRCHSQAFTLKLKKDVPLPEIEQLLATHNDWVRVIPNDRELSMRELTPAAVTGTLNTPVGRLRKLNMGPEYLSAFTVGDQLLWGAAEPLRRMLRILL; this comes from the coding sequence ATGAAAAACGTTGGTTTTATCGGCTGGCGCGGTATGGTCGGCTCAGTACTCATGCAGCGCATGATTGAAGAACGCGACTTTGACGGTATCCGCCCGGTCTTTTTCTCTACCTCTCAACATGGCCAAGCCGCCCCGTCTTTCGCCGGCCAGCAAGGTACATTGCAAGATGCTTATGATATTGATGCGCTGAGTGCATTGGATATTATCATCACTTGCCAAGGGGGAGATTATACCAACGAAGTTTATCCAAAGCTGCGTAAAGCGGGTTGGCAAGGTTATTGGATTGATGCCGCTTCTTCTTTGCGTATGCAAGATGACGCAATTATTATTCTGGACCCGGTAAACCACGGTGTTATTCAGCAGGGGCTGGATAAAGGTATCAAAACCTTTGCTGGTGGTAACTGTACCGTCAGCCTGATGCTGATGTCATTGGGCGGTTTGTTTGCTAATGATTTGGTTGAGTGGGCCTCTGTGGCCACTTATCAGGCGGCTTCCGGTGGTGGTGCGCGCCATATGCGCGAGTTACTGACCCAAATGGGCATGTTACACGCCGATGTAGCAAAAGAGCTGCAAGACCCGGCTTCGGCCATTCTGGATATTGAACGCAAAGTGACGGCGGCCACTCGCAGCGGCAAATTGCCGACCGATAACTTTGGCGTGCCATTGGCGGGCAGTTTGATCCCTTGGATCGACAAAGCGCTGGATAACGGCCAGAGCCGTGAAGAGTGGAAAGGCCAAGCCGAAACCAACAAAATTTTGAATACCGGCAGTGTTATCCCGGTTGATGGTCTGTGTGTGCGCATCGGCGCACTGCGTTGCCACAGCCAGGCTTTCACACTGAAACTGAAAAAAGACGTGCCGCTACCTGAAATCGAGCAATTGCTGGCCACTCACAATGACTGGGTTCGCGTTATCCCGAATGACCGTGAGTTGAGCATGCGCGAACTGACCCCTGCGGCAGTAACCGGCACCTTGAACACCCCGGTGGGCCGTCTGCGTAAACTGAACATGGGGCCGGAATATCTCTCCGCCTTTACCGTCGGTGATCAGTTGCTGTGGGGCGCGGCAGAGCCACTGCGGCGTATGCTGCGAATTCTGCTGTAA
- the iolE gene encoding myo-inosose-2 dehydratase translates to MNKDRVKLAIAPIGWTNDDMPDLGKENTFQQCISEMALAGFTGSEVGSKYPRDPNVLKPMLELRGIQICNAWFSTFFADDQRAKTIDEFTNHMNFLHAMGAKVIGCSEQSKSIQGTTKSVFEEKPYFTDIEWQRVADGYNELAKIAATKGMQVCLHHHMGTGIQTSDEIDRYMSMVNDDVYLLFDTGHAYYSEGSQEAMLAILEKYLPRINHVHLKDVRDEVVAEVKAKKFSFLDGVKKGTFTVPGDGVIDFRPVFKLLDEKGYQGWMVVEAEQDPAIANPFEYAVKARRYIKETAGI, encoded by the coding sequence ATGAATAAAGATCGTGTGAAGTTGGCAATCGCTCCTATTGGTTGGACGAATGATGATATGCCAGATTTAGGCAAAGAAAATACTTTCCAACAATGTATCAGTGAAATGGCGCTGGCTGGATTTACCGGTAGTGAAGTTGGTAGTAAATATCCACGAGATCCTAACGTATTGAAACCTATGCTTGAACTCCGTGGTATACAGATTTGCAATGCTTGGTTCAGCACTTTTTTTGCCGATGATCAGCGCGCTAAAACCATTGATGAATTCACTAATCATATGAATTTTCTCCATGCAATGGGGGCCAAAGTGATTGGTTGTTCAGAACAAAGTAAAAGTATTCAAGGGACGACAAAATCTGTTTTTGAAGAAAAGCCTTATTTTACTGATATTGAGTGGCAACGTGTTGCGGATGGTTATAACGAGTTAGCCAAAATCGCTGCCACGAAAGGGATGCAAGTGTGTTTACATCATCATATGGGGACCGGTATTCAAACCAGTGACGAAATTGATCGTTATATGAGCATGGTTAACGATGATGTTTATCTGCTATTTGATACAGGGCATGCTTATTATTCCGAGGGTAGCCAGGAGGCGATGTTAGCTATTTTAGAAAAATACTTGCCGCGTATTAATCATGTTCATCTGAAAGACGTTCGTGATGAGGTGGTTGCGGAAGTTAAAGCGAAAAAATTCAGCTTTCTTGATGGTGTGAAAAAAGGCACTTTTACAGTACCCGGTGATGGTGTTATCGATTTCCGTCCAGTATTTAAATTACTGGATGAAAAAGGCTATCAAGGTTGGATGGTGGTGGAGGCAGAGCAAGATCCAGCCATTGCTAATCCATTTGAATATGCGGTGAAAGCCCGCCGTTATATCAAAGAAACAGCGGGTATTTAG
- the gntT gene encoding gluconate transporter, translating to MPLVIVAVGVAMLLLLMIRFKLNGFISLILVALAVGVMQGMPVDKVVGSIKAGVGGTLGSLALIMGFGAMLGKLLADCGGAQRIATTLIDKFGKKHIQWAVVLTGFTVGFALFYEVGFVLLLPLVFSIAASARIPLLYVGVPMAAALSVTHGFLPPHPGPTAIATIFHADMGKTLLYGTLLAIPTVILAGPVFARFLKGIDKPVPEGLYNPKTFTDEEMPSFGVSVSTALVPVILMALRAVAEMILPKGHPVLSYAEFLGDPVIATLIAVLIAIFTFGLNRGRSMESVMDTVTDSIKIIAMMLLVIGGGGAFKQVLVDSGVDHYIASMMNSSGLSPILMAWSIAAVLRIALGSATVAAITAGGIVAPLIATTGASPELMVIAVGSGSVIFSHVNDPGFWLFKEYFNLTIVETFKSWSVLETIISVCGLVGCLLLATVI from the coding sequence ATGCCATTAGTCATTGTCGCGGTTGGCGTTGCCATGCTGCTGTTACTAATGATCCGTTTCAAGCTCAACGGATTTATCTCGTTGATACTGGTCGCGCTAGCGGTGGGTGTCATGCAAGGGATGCCGGTCGATAAAGTTGTCGGCTCAATCAAAGCAGGGGTCGGTGGAACACTAGGTAGCCTAGCGCTGATTATGGGCTTCGGCGCCATGCTCGGTAAATTACTGGCGGACTGCGGTGGCGCTCAACGAATTGCCACAACCTTAATTGATAAATTTGGTAAAAAACACATTCAGTGGGCGGTGGTACTGACCGGTTTCACCGTCGGTTTTGCTCTATTCTATGAAGTCGGCTTCGTGTTGTTGTTGCCGCTAGTATTCAGTATCGCGGCATCAGCCCGCATTCCATTATTATATGTGGGTGTCCCGATGGCCGCGGCGCTGTCAGTGACTCACGGTTTCTTGCCCCCTCATCCTGGCCCAACCGCCATTGCCACCATCTTCCATGCCGACATGGGTAAGACCCTGTTATATGGGACATTATTGGCTATTCCAACCGTGATTCTGGCTGGCCCGGTATTTGCACGATTCCTGAAAGGGATTGATAAACCTGTGCCGGAGGGGCTGTATAACCCGAAAACCTTTACTGACGAAGAAATGCCAAGTTTTGGTGTCAGTGTCAGCACTGCGTTGGTGCCGGTTATTTTGATGGCATTGCGGGCTGTGGCAGAGATGATTTTGCCCAAAGGCCACCCGGTCCTCTCTTATGCTGAGTTCTTGGGCGACCCGGTGATCGCCACACTGATCGCCGTGTTAATCGCGATTTTCACCTTTGGTTTAAACCGTGGCCGCTCAATGGAGTCCGTGATGGACACCGTGACTGACTCCATCAAAATCATTGCGATGATGTTGTTGGTTATTGGCGGTGGCGGGGCTTTCAAGCAGGTTTTAGTCGACAGCGGCGTTGACCACTACATTGCCAGCATGATGAACAGCAGCGGGCTATCACCAATTCTGATGGCATGGTCAATTGCAGCCGTCCTGCGTATTGCGCTAGGTTCTGCGACTGTGGCCGCCATCACGGCCGGGGGGATTGTCGCGCCACTCATTGCCACCACTGGTGCCAGCCCTGAATTGATGGTCATTGCAGTGGGTTCGGGCAGTGTGATTTTCTCTCACGTCAACGACCCAGGCTTCTGGTTGTTTAAAGAATATTTCAACCTGACAATCGTCGAGACTTTCAAATCATGGTCAGTGCTGGAGACTATTATTTCTGTCTGCGGGTTAGTCGGCTGCCTGTTATTGGCAACCGTTATCTAA
- a CDS encoding sugar phosphate isomerase/epimerase family protein: MKIAFDVDVIKNLGITNMVRQVAEWGYDYIEQSPHPQLNPFYKHPKAGREVIAEYKKALKETGVEISSFIVVYRWAGPLEARRQAAVTNWKRMIEIAVEMGVPVINTELSGDPNEPEICEEMWYRSMEDLLPIIEREGIRVEIQSHPWDFCEENNETADLVKSLRSDNVKYLYSVPHTFFYDKGKGDVASMLKYAGDDLSHVLIADTMNHTKHCRYIVNPPGVDAVIHQHVGIGEGEVDFSTLFQTLRDMDFANRTFKVGGESIIATSLFGYPEKMVHQAVATREHIERELLGK, translated from the coding sequence ATGAAGATTGCATTTGATGTTGATGTCATTAAAAACCTGGGTATCACTAATATGGTCCGTCAAGTGGCAGAATGGGGATATGACTATATTGAGCAGTCACCGCATCCGCAGCTGAACCCATTTTATAAGCACCCCAAAGCGGGCCGTGAAGTTATTGCTGAATATAAGAAAGCATTAAAAGAAACTGGAGTCGAAATATCATCTTTTATCGTGGTATATCGCTGGGCTGGGCCGCTTGAAGCTCGGCGACAGGCTGCAGTTACCAACTGGAAGAGAATGATTGAAATTGCTGTCGAGATGGGTGTTCCTGTGATTAACACTGAACTTTCTGGCGATCCGAATGAGCCAGAAATTTGCGAAGAGATGTGGTATCGCTCAATGGAAGATCTATTGCCAATTATTGAGCGCGAGGGTATTCGGGTAGAGATTCAATCTCATCCATGGGATTTCTGTGAAGAAAACAATGAAACCGCAGATTTAGTGAAATCATTACGCAGTGATAACGTGAAATACCTTTATAGCGTTCCCCACACCTTTTTCTATGATAAAGGCAAAGGCGATGTTGCCAGTATGCTGAAATATGCCGGTGATGATCTTTCTCATGTATTGATTGCCGATACTATGAATCACACTAAACACTGTCGTTATATTGTGAATCCGCCGGGTGTTGATGCTGTTATTCATCAACACGTGGGTATTGGCGAGGGAGAAGTTGATTTCTCCACATTATTCCAGACATTACGTGATATGGATTTCGCCAACCGTACTTTTAAAGTCGGTGGTGAATCAATTATTGCGACTTCTCTTTTTGGTTATCCGGAAAAAATGGTGCATCAGGCTGTTGCTACTCGCGAACATATTGAGCGCGAATTGTTAGGTAAATAA
- a CDS encoding glycosyltransferase family 2 protein has product MNDIVYYNSDYLERITRGSFKFEYNDLVLLNRWVDNISFILEIDKRLTNLIEPEDLSVGDVLKKISFLFEDIEQTPNPTLSAIIIVKDEERCIKRCIDSIINSVDEIIIVDTGSTDSTLDIIKGIGNHNIIIHNMIWIDDFSHARNFAKSKASKDWLMFIDADEYLEAIDDNEIKDKLCILQTMSIKDEMVVCPFISNHNGYNIKTVRRFFLNNTDINYFGLVHEEPRIYDFLPYYISIDVKFFHDGYMDEIVKSKRKTERNLYLLNRMMLLESNNLRWKFFYYRDGIDNIDLLDAEVEIKSAISLNKENDFSADNVIDDEFTFALLDILANNLFRQGKFDDANLMAEIMNDFYPENSNSYYYKCLIKIIRLREEVKKLLNDTIIYREENINPQYGMIHSEGYHIDLLISILLFENGYIKQAVKYFTFLDGIDFKSNILNEYKEKIRVIKSF; this is encoded by the coding sequence ATGAACGATATTGTGTATTATAATTCGGATTACCTCGAGCGAATCACAAGGGGTAGTTTTAAATTTGAATATAATGATTTGGTATTGTTGAATCGCTGGGTTGACAATATTTCATTTATATTAGAGATTGATAAAAGATTAACTAATTTAATAGAACCTGAAGATTTATCGGTCGGTGATGTTTTAAAAAAAATCTCTTTTTTATTTGAAGACATTGAACAGACACCAAATCCAACTTTGTCTGCAATTATAATTGTTAAAGATGAAGAGCGGTGTATTAAAAGATGTATTGATAGTATTATAAACAGCGTAGATGAAATTATTATTGTAGATACTGGTTCTACTGATAGTACTTTAGATATAATTAAAGGAATAGGTAATCATAATATTATAATTCATAATATGATTTGGATTGATGATTTTTCTCATGCACGCAATTTTGCGAAAAGTAAAGCAAGTAAAGATTGGCTCATGTTTATTGATGCGGATGAATACTTAGAGGCCATAGATGATAACGAAATCAAAGATAAGTTATGTATTTTACAAACAATGTCTATAAAAGATGAAATGGTAGTGTGTCCATTTATTTCTAATCACAATGGATATAATATTAAGACAGTTCGTCGATTTTTCTTAAATAATACAGATATAAACTATTTTGGCTTGGTTCATGAGGAACCAAGAATATATGATTTTTTACCATATTATATTTCCATTGATGTCAAATTTTTTCATGATGGTTATATGGATGAAATTGTAAAAAGTAAGAGAAAAACAGAAAGAAACTTATACCTTTTGAACCGAATGATGTTGTTAGAGTCAAATAATTTGAGGTGGAAGTTTTTTTACTATCGGGATGGAATTGATAATATAGATTTATTAGATGCTGAAGTTGAAATTAAATCCGCTATTTCATTAAATAAAGAAAATGATTTTTCAGCAGACAATGTTATTGATGATGAGTTTACTTTTGCATTGTTAGATATTCTTGCTAATAATTTATTTAGGCAAGGTAAATTTGATGATGCTAATCTAATGGCCGAAATTATGAACGATTTTTACCCCGAGAATAGCAATTCATATTATTATAAATGCCTTATAAAAATAATCAGGCTAAGAGAGGAAGTCAAAAAACTGCTAAATGATACAATCATATATAGGGAAGAAAATATTAACCCTCAATATGGAATGATTCATAGTGAAGGTTATCATATAGACTTACTTATTTCTATCCTTCTGTTTGAGAATGGTTATATCAAGCAAGCAGTTAAATACTTTACCTTTTTGGATGGGATAGATTTCAAAAGTAACATATTAAATGAGTATAAGGAAAAGATTAGAGTTATTAAATCATTTTAG
- a CDS encoding YhgN family NAAT transporter — protein sequence MTEMIAATVLLFLIMDPLGNLPIFMSVLKHLEPKRRRIVLIRELLIALILMLIFLFAGEKILAFLNLRTETVSISGGIILFLIAIKMIFPSPESNVTGLSAGEEPFLVPLAIPLVAGPSILATLMLLSHQYPNQLSHLVLALMIAWGLSAAILLMSNLFLRLLGNKGVSALERLMGLILVMLSTQMFLDGVRAYLTK from the coding sequence ATGACAGAGATGATTGCGGCAACCGTGCTGCTGTTTTTGATTATGGATCCGCTGGGGAATTTGCCGATTTTTATGTCGGTGCTTAAACATCTGGAACCTAAACGGCGGCGCATAGTATTGATTCGCGAATTGCTGATCGCGCTCATATTGATGCTGATTTTTCTGTTCGCAGGCGAGAAGATTCTGGCATTCTTGAATCTGCGCACTGAAACCGTCTCAATATCCGGCGGTATCATTTTGTTTTTAATCGCTATTAAGATGATTTTCCCCTCACCAGAAAGCAATGTTACCGGGCTATCGGCAGGGGAAGAACCCTTCCTGGTTCCACTGGCAATTCCCTTAGTGGCAGGCCCGTCTATTCTGGCGACCCTGATGCTGCTCTCCCATCAATATCCTAATCAGCTCAGCCATTTAGTGCTGGCGTTGATGATTGCCTGGGGTTTATCGGCGGCTATTTTACTGATGTCGAACCTGTTCCTGCGCTTGTTGGGCAATAAAGGTGTCAGTGCTTTGGAGCGGCTGATGGGGTTAATTTTGGTGATGTTATCAACGCAGATGTTTTTGGATGGCGTGCGCGCCTATCTAACTAAATGA
- the gntR gene encoding gluconate operon transcriptional repressor GntR: MKKKRPVLQDVADMVGVTKMTVSRYLRNPEQVSAMLQEKIALALDELGYIPNRAPDILSNATSHAIGILLPSLTNQVFAEVLRGIESVTDAHGYQTMLAHYGYQKEREEQRLTSLLSYNIDGLILSERHHTARTLKMIEVAGIPVIELMDCSSPCIDLAVGFNNFEAARQMTQQIIAKGHRYVVYFGARQDERTVIKQQGYEQAMRESGLEPMSVMTSRSSSYSAGAELLREAQVNYPQIDSIFCTNDDLAIGAVFECQRQGLSIPHDMAIAGFHGHDIGQSMVPKLASVLTPRERMGQIGAERLLARLRGEVVTPKMVDVGFTILPGGSI; this comes from the coding sequence ATGAAGAAAAAAAGGCCAGTGCTACAAGATGTTGCTGATATGGTTGGGGTCACTAAAATGACGGTCAGCCGCTATTTGCGCAATCCGGAGCAAGTTTCTGCGATGTTGCAGGAAAAAATTGCACTGGCGCTAGACGAACTGGGCTATATCCCTAATCGTGCTCCCGATATCCTGTCCAATGCCACCAGTCATGCTATTGGTATCTTGCTGCCATCATTAACCAATCAGGTTTTTGCCGAGGTGCTGCGGGGGATTGAAAGTGTAACGGATGCTCATGGCTACCAAACCATGCTGGCACATTATGGCTACCAGAAAGAACGTGAAGAGCAGCGGTTGACCTCTCTGCTTTCCTACAATATTGATGGATTAATCCTCTCCGAACGGCACCACACGGCGCGTACATTGAAAATGATTGAGGTCGCGGGCATTCCTGTTATTGAGCTAATGGATTGTTCTTCGCCCTGCATTGATTTGGCTGTGGGCTTTAATAACTTTGAAGCTGCAAGACAAATGACCCAGCAGATTATCGCCAAAGGCCACCGTTACGTGGTGTATTTTGGCGCGCGTCAGGATGAGCGGACGGTGATTAAACAGCAAGGTTATGAGCAGGCGATGCGCGAGTCAGGTTTGGAACCGATGAGTGTGATGACTAGCCGTTCTTCATCATATTCTGCTGGCGCGGAGTTATTGCGCGAAGCACAGGTGAATTATCCGCAGATCGACAGCATTTTCTGTACCAATGATGACTTGGCGATTGGCGCAGTATTCGAGTGTCAGCGGCAGGGGCTTTCTATTCCGCATGATATGGCGATAGCGGGGTTCCATGGTCATGATATTGGCCAGTCGATGGTGCCGAAGCTGGCCAGTGTACTGACCCCGCGCGAAAGAATGGGGCAAATTGGTGCCGAGCGCTTGCTGGCGCGGCTACGCGGAGAGGTGGTCACACCCAAAATGGTCGATGTGGGCTTCACCATCCTCCCCGGTGGCAGTATTTAA
- a CDS encoding GNAT family N-acetyltransferase — protein MKNVQIRHVELTDYPALQQLFSHPQVYRDTLQLPLPSQDMWAKKLREAPTGMHNLVACIDDKIVGQLTVEANQRARRRHVATFGIAIDADFCRQGVGSILMATMIDLCDNWLNIQRIELTVFVDNLAAIALYRKFGFEIEGTSPCFAFRDGQFVDAYHMGRIKQSS, from the coding sequence ATGAAAAATGTGCAGATACGCCATGTGGAACTCACTGATTATCCGGCCTTGCAGCAGCTATTTTCTCATCCACAGGTTTATCGCGACACATTACAGCTCCCCCTACCGTCTCAAGATATGTGGGCGAAAAAGCTCAGAGAAGCACCCACTGGGATGCATAATCTGGTGGCATGTATTGATGACAAAATTGTTGGTCAACTTACTGTCGAGGCAAATCAGCGAGCGCGCCGTCGTCATGTGGCTACTTTCGGTATTGCTATTGATGCCGACTTTTGCAGGCAAGGTGTGGGCAGCATATTAATGGCGACCATGATCGACTTATGTGATAACTGGCTGAATATACAAAGGATTGAATTGACTGTTTTTGTCGATAACTTAGCCGCCATTGCTCTTTACCGTAAATTCGGCTTTGAAATTGAGGGCACCAGCCCATGTTTTGCTTTCCGTGATGGGCAGTTTGTTGATGCCTATCATATGGGACGAATCAAGCAATCAAGCTAA